A segment of the Vicinamibacteria bacterium genome:
ATCTTTTCCGCGACCTTCATTCGGGCGACATCGACGGCCTCTCCCCAGTCGAAGAAGAGCTGGACCGACGCCTGGTCGGCGTCGGCCTGCGAGCTCAGTTTCGTGATGCCGGGAAGGGTGGCGAGCGCCTCTTCGATTGGTTTGACGATCTGCTCCTCGATCTGGCGCGGGCTCGAGTTCGGATAGGGGACGGTGATGAAAACGGCGGGGAAGTCGAGGTCGGGAAGAAAGGCGAGAGGGAGCCGGATCAACGCGATGACGCCGAGGACCAGAACGCTCACCAGGACCATCGCGGTTGCGATCGGCCGCCGGACCGACGTTCCTGCCAGACCCGTCATGTTCCGAACCTCTTCCGGTCGAGGACGCAGTAGACCGATGGGATGACGATGAGCGTCAGGATCGTCGAGACCGAGAGACCTCCGATAACGGTGATGGCCATGGGCTGCCGGATCTCGGCGCCCTCACCCAGGCCGAGTGCCATGGGAACGAGAGCCAGAATCGTGGTGAGGGTCGTCATGAGAATGGGGCGCAGTCGGACTCGACCCGCTTCCACGACCGCCTCGTCGCGGGCCATCCCTCGTTCCCGAAGACGATTGATGTAATCGACGAGAACGATGGCGTTCTTGACGACGATACCCGCCAGCATCACGATGCCAATGAGAACGATGACGCTCACCGTGCTTGCGGTCAGCAGTAGCGCCCAGACGACGCCGATGAGTCCCAGGGGTATGGTGAACAGGATGATGAAGGGGTGCATCAGCGATTCGAACTGGCTCGCCATGACGAAATACACGAGGAAGATCGCCAGACTGATAGCGAGGTAGAGACTTCCGAAGGAATCTTCGATCTCGAGCTGTTGACCTGCGAAGCGCGTGCCCACCGAGCGGGGAAGCGCGAGGCCGGCGATGACCGTCGCCATGTCGGCGGTCACGCTTCCCAAATCTCGCCCGTCCAGATTCCCGGAAATGACGACGGCTCGCCGCTGGCCCACGCGGCGGATCTCCGAGGGGCCGGCGGCCAAACGGGTGGAGGCGACCGACTTCAACGCCACCCCTCTTGCTTCGGTCTCGTGCACGAGCAGCTCGGGAATCTGCTCGACTCGCGTGCGGGCCTCTTTTGCGGCGCGTACTACGATATCGATCTTTCTTTCCCCCTCGTTCAGCCGGGTGGCGACGTTTCCGCGAAGCTTGGTACGCAAGGTCTCCGACACTTCGTCCACTCCCAGGCCCATCTGCGCCATGCGATCCACCGCGAAGAACACCTGAAGCTCGGGATTCCCCATGTCCGAGGACGACCGAACGTCGGTGAGGCCCGGCACCGATTCCAACGCCTCGGAGATCATCGCCGCCGCCGTTTCCAGCTCCGTCACGTCGTCACCATAGACCTCGAGCTCCACCGGGCGTTTGAAACTGAAGTAAGAGGGACGGTCGAACTGGAACGAGAGGCCGGGTAACTTGCTCAGGGACTTTCTCACGCGGGCTGCGCTGCGGAGCTCGGCTTCGCGGTCTCTCTTGTCCGCCATCACCACGTGTATGCGGCCCCGATTCTCTCCTCGGGCGCTGGCGTCGATGGAGCTCGCGCCGGTCGAGCCAGCCGTGGTGACGACCCGCAGCACCTCGGGCAGGCCTGCCGCTTCCGTGCCGATGGTTTCCAGAAGTCGATCGGTAACGCCCAGGGGAGCGCTCTCGGGGAGCTCGAGATCGAAATAGAACTCGCCCTGGGTGAGGCTCGGGAGCAGCTCGACTCCGAGGCGGCGGGCTAGCACCGAGCTCGACCCGAAGGCGACGGCTGCCGACAGGAAGACGGCCGCGCGGTGTCGAATCGCGAAGCGGCAGGCCCGCGGATAGAACGAATCGACCGCCACTTCCGCACGCTGGAATGCGTCGGTCAGTGGCGACACGAGTATCGAGAAAAAGGTCCCCGAGCGGGCAAAGAAGTTGACGACGAGCGCCACCGCGCGCGCGGGCGCTCGATGCCAAGTGGTCAGCTCGTCTGCGGAAGCAGGCTCGGCTCGTTCCCGTGAAAGCCTCGCGGCGAGCACCGGGATCAGAGCGAGGGAAAAACCCAATGACGCCAGAATCGAGATGGAGACGGTGAGGGCTTGGTCGTTGAAGAGTTGCCCGGCCACGCCTTCGACGAAGACGATCGGGAGGAATACCGCGACGGTCGTCAGCGTCGAAGCGACGACCGCGGTCGCCACCTCGCTCGTCCCTCGCACCGCGGCCTGGCGCGAGCCGGCACCGGATTGTCGATGCCGGTGAATCGACTCGAGGACAACGATCGAGTCGTCCAGTAGCATGCCCACTCCCAGAGCGAGCCCGCCGAGGGACATGATGTTCAGCGAGATCCCCACCTGGTACATGATGAAGAACGTGGCCACCACCGAAACGGGGATGGCGAGTCCGATGACCGCCGTCGCGCGAAGATCGCGGAGAAAGAGAGCAATGATCAGCACCGCGAGGAGGCCGCCGATCCAGGCGTTCTCGACGACCTCGGCCACGGCACCTTCGATGAAGCTCGATTGGTCGAACAGCATCGAGAGCTCGATGTTCTCAGGAATGCTCGAATCGATGGCCTCGAGCCGGGCGCGGACACCCCGGGCGACCTGCACGGTGTTGGCGTCGCCTTCCTTGTAGATGCGGAGCTCTACGGTCTCGCGCCCTCCGGTGCGGACGATGGACTCTCGCTCCTTGTGGCCCCAACGGATGTCAGCAACGTCTCTCAGATAGACGCGGCGCCCATTCTCATCGGCGAGCTGAGTCGCTCCGAT
Coding sequences within it:
- a CDS encoding efflux RND transporter permease subunit, whose protein sequence is MSRLIDACIRRPVSVSMFTVAIAIFGVVSFTRLPLNLLPDISYPSLTVETRYPGAAPAEVESLVSQPIEEAVGVISGVKRLGSRSRAGVSEVTLEFLWDTNMDFAALDVREKLDLAQLPRDAENPTLLRFDPSSDPIMRLGVTGGSDLARLRQYAEEELKKELDAIDGVAAVKVEGGLEREIQVDIHEDRLALSGVDVATVSTSLAAGNVNLAGGSIYEDEARYLVRTLNEFGGLEDIGATQLADENGRRVYLRDVADIRWGHKERESIVRTGGRETVELRIYKEGDANTVQVARGVRARLEAIDSSIPENIELSMLFDQSSFIEGAVAEVVENAWIGGLLAVLIIALFLRDLRATAVIGLAIPVSVVATFFIMYQVGISLNIMSLGGLALGVGMLLDDSIVVLESIHRHRQSGAGSRQAAVRGTSEVATAVVASTLTTVAVFLPIVFVEGVAGQLFNDQALTVSISILASLGFSLALIPVLAARLSRERAEPASADELTTWHRAPARAVALVVNFFARSGTFFSILVSPLTDAFQRAEVAVDSFYPRACRFAIRHRAAVFLSAAVAFGSSSVLARRLGVELLPSLTQGEFYFDLELPESAPLGVTDRLLETIGTEAAGLPEVLRVVTTAGSTGASSIDASARGENRGRIHVVMADKRDREAELRSAARVRKSLSKLPGLSFQFDRPSYFSFKRPVELEVYGDDVTELETAAAMISEALESVPGLTDVRSSSDMGNPELQVFFAVDRMAQMGLGVDEVSETLRTKLRGNVATRLNEGERKIDIVVRAAKEARTRVEQIPELLVHETEARGVALKSVASTRLAAGPSEIRRVGQRRAVVISGNLDGRDLGSVTADMATVIAGLALPRSVGTRFAGQQLEIEDSFGSLYLAISLAIFLVYFVMASQFESLMHPFIILFTIPLGLIGVVWALLLTASTVSVIVLIGIVMLAGIVVKNAIVLVDYINRLRERGMARDEAVVEAGRVRLRPILMTTLTTILALVPMALGLGEGAEIRQPMAITVIGGLSVSTILTLIVIPSVYCVLDRKRFGT